One window of Athalia rosae chromosome 4, iyAthRosa1.1, whole genome shotgun sequence genomic DNA carries:
- the LOC125500566 gene encoding uncharacterized protein LOC125500566 produces MAVTALDLLKNPNFVLKIIELVLAIAGFVFVVIQKPFKWSNGVTIIFCVDTGTYIVILTVILIAYSLEETHQLIELLFTLFGVGVSVIGSILAFQNYEDVQIVDQKKSTFDFYLGVTLSANSFVMTVDSFLNVRKIKDVF; encoded by the exons ATGGCCGTAACAGCGTTGGATCTGCTCAAAAATCCGAATTTCGTGCTCAAGATCATAGAGCTG gttttgGCGATAGCTGGCTTCGTTTTCGTTGTCATTCAGAAACCGTTCAAATGGTCGAACGGcgttacgattattttttgtgtGGATACAGGAACCtatatcgttattttgacAGTGATTCTGATCGCCTATAGTCTGGAGGAAACTCATCAGCTCATA GAATTGTTGTTCACTCTATTCGGCGTCGGAGTATCTGTAATCGGGAGCATTCTCGCGTTCCAAAATTATGAAGATGTTCAAATCGtcgaccaaaaaaaatcaacgtttgatttttatctgGGGGTTACTTTATCGG cAAACTCCTTTGTGATGACTGTCGACTCTTTTTTGAATGTGAGGAAGATTAAAGACGTTTTTTGA
- the LOC105693575 gene encoding protein snakeskin — protein MVDIQTIGGIVLKVLKLVINLVILILYRTGYSGEFLGVGGTWNLNEEKNPDAEIVASGVFVGFFIYTATVLISFCFGNTEHKRSLVDIIMNFVGMFMFIAVGGTALHYWNGYQSEHKYLHVTTEKQIGLALGSLCVIEGAVYLIDLVLCFIHYANEIFN, from the exons ATGGTGGACATACAAACGATCGGTGGAATAGTGTTAaaagtgttgaaattg GTCATAAACCTGGTCATCCTCATCCTGTACAGAACGGGATACAGCggagaatttctcggcgttggaGGAACATGGAAtttgaacgaggaaaaaaatcctgaCGCTGAAATCGTAGCCTCCGGTGTATTCGTCGGCTTCTTCATCTACACCGCTACGGTTCTGATCAGTTTTTGCTTCGGCAATACCGAACACAAAAGATCTCTGGTG GATATTATCATGAACTTCGTTGGCATGTTCATGTTCATCGCAGTCGGAGGAACGGCGTTGCATTATTGGAACGGGTACCAGAGTGAGCACAAGTACCTGCACGTAACAACTGAGAAACAG atcggACTCGCTTTGGGATCGCTCTGCGTGATCGAGGGAGCGGTCTACCTGATCGACCTCGTCTTGTGTTTCATCCACTacgcgaacgaaatttttaacTAA
- the LOC105693572 gene encoding adenylosuccinate lyase isoform X5, whose product MQCLQLGLAISPEQIAEMKEHLTDIDFKAAAEEERKTRHDVMAHVHVFGAQCPKAAPIIHLGATSCYVGDNTDLLVLRGGFDILLPKLGGVIRRLAKFAHEHRSLPTLGFTHLQPAQLTTVGKRASLWLHDLVLDERALRRARDDLRFRGVKGTTGTQASFLQLFNGDGDKVKRLDKMVTEMSGFKKYYSVTGQTYSRKVDAECINVLASLGATVHKICSDIRILANMKEIEEPFETTQIGSSAMPYKRNPMRSERCCSIARHLMSLANNALQTAATQWMERTLDDSANRRITLAEAFLSADAVLMTLQNITEGLVVYPKVIARHVAQELPFMSTENVIMAMVKAGGDRQVCHEHIRVLSHQAGAQVKQHGLDNDLVDRIRKEPYFAPILDQLDGLLDPSTFVGRAPEQVVEFLEEEVYPILKAYDDLDDAPVSLLI is encoded by the exons cAACTCGGGCTCGCCATAAGCCCCGAACAAATCGCGGAGATGAAGGAACACCTGACGGATATAGACTTCAAAGCTGCCGCTGAAGAGGAGCGTAAAACCAGGCACGATGTCATGGCCCATGTCCACGTTTTTGGTGCTCAGTGCCCGAAAGCAGCGCCCATTATTCATTTGGGAGCCACGAGTTGCTACGTAGGAGACAACACG GATTTGCTCGTCCTTCGCGGAGGTTTCGATATCCTTTTACCGAAACTTGGTGGCGTTATACGTCGCCTGGCTAAATTCGCACACGAACACAGGTCCCTGCCTACCCTTGGTTTCACCCATCTGCAACCGGCTCAGTTGACCACAGTTGGAAAAAGGGCGAGTCTCTGGCTCCACGATTTAGTTTTGGACGAAAGGGCTCTGCGTCGAGCCAGAGATGACCTCAGATTCAGAGGGGTCAAAGGTACGACCGGTACACAGGCGTCCTTCTTGCAGTTGTTCAACG GTGACGGCGATAAAGTGAAGCGGCTGGATAAAATGGTAACCGAAATGTCGGGTTTCAAAAAATACTATTCCGTAACCGGTCAGACGTACTCGAGGAAAGTTGACGCGGAATGCATCAATGTACTAGCCTCTTTAGGAGCCACGGTTCACAAG ATTTGCAGCGACATTCGCATACTCGCGAATATGAAGGAGATCGAGGAACCTTTCGAGACAACGCAAATCGGCTCCAGCGCAATGCCTTACAAACGAAACCCGATGCGTTCCGAACGTTGTTGCAGCATCGCTCGTCACCTAATGAGTCTTGCGAATAACGCTCTTCAAACAGCCGCCACTCAGTGGATGGAAAGGACACTGGATGATTCTGCTAATCGTCGAATTACCCTTGCCGAAGCATTCCTTTCGGCAGACGCCGTACTAATGACCCTTCAAAACATCACCGAAGGGCTGGTCGTCTACCCCAAGGTTATTGCGAGACACGTCGCTCAGGAACTTCCATTCATGTCAACGGAGAACGTCATCATGGCTATGGTCAAAGCTGGCGGAGACAGACAG GTCTGCCACGAGCACATACGAGTTCTCTCGCACCAGGCTGGTGCCCAGGTCAAACAGCACGGCTTGGACAACGATCTGGTCGATAGGATAAGAAAGGAACCATATTTCGCGCCGATTCTAGACCAGCTTGATGGGCTCCTCGATCCTTCGACCTTCGTTGGTAGGGCGCCGGAACAGGTTGTCGAATTTCTCGAAGAAGAAGTCTACCCTATTCTAAAGGCCTACGATGACTTGGATGATGCACCAGTATCTTTACTGATCTAA
- the LOC105693572 gene encoding adenylosuccinate lyase isoform X3, with amino-acid sequence MAQLGLAISPEQIAEMKEHLTDIDFKAAAEEERKTRHDVMAHVHVFGAQCPKAAPIIHLGATSCYVGDNTDLLVLRGGFDILLPKLGGVIRRLAKFAHEHRSLPTLGFTHLQPAQLTTVGKRASLWLHDLVLDERALRRARDDLRFRGVKGTTGTQASFLQLFNGDGDKVKRLDKMVTEMSGFKKYYSVTGQTYSRKVDAECINVLASLGATVHKICSDIRILANMKEIEEPFETTQIGSSAMPYKRNPMRSERCCSIARHLMSLANNALQTAATQWMERTLDDSANRRITLAEAFLSADAVLMTLQNITEGLVVYPKVIARHVAQELPFMSTENVIMAMVKAGGDRQVCHEHIRVLSHQAGAQVKQHGLDNDLVDRIRKEPYFAPILDQLDGLLDPSTFVGRAPEQVVEFLEEEVYPILKAYDDLDDAPVSLLI; translated from the exons cAACTCGGGCTCGCCATAAGCCCCGAACAAATCGCGGAGATGAAGGAACACCTGACGGATATAGACTTCAAAGCTGCCGCTGAAGAGGAGCGTAAAACCAGGCACGATGTCATGGCCCATGTCCACGTTTTTGGTGCTCAGTGCCCGAAAGCAGCGCCCATTATTCATTTGGGAGCCACGAGTTGCTACGTAGGAGACAACACG GATTTGCTCGTCCTTCGCGGAGGTTTCGATATCCTTTTACCGAAACTTGGTGGCGTTATACGTCGCCTGGCTAAATTCGCACACGAACACAGGTCCCTGCCTACCCTTGGTTTCACCCATCTGCAACCGGCTCAGTTGACCACAGTTGGAAAAAGGGCGAGTCTCTGGCTCCACGATTTAGTTTTGGACGAAAGGGCTCTGCGTCGAGCCAGAGATGACCTCAGATTCAGAGGGGTCAAAGGTACGACCGGTACACAGGCGTCCTTCTTGCAGTTGTTCAACG GTGACGGCGATAAAGTGAAGCGGCTGGATAAAATGGTAACCGAAATGTCGGGTTTCAAAAAATACTATTCCGTAACCGGTCAGACGTACTCGAGGAAAGTTGACGCGGAATGCATCAATGTACTAGCCTCTTTAGGAGCCACGGTTCACAAG ATTTGCAGCGACATTCGCATACTCGCGAATATGAAGGAGATCGAGGAACCTTTCGAGACAACGCAAATCGGCTCCAGCGCAATGCCTTACAAACGAAACCCGATGCGTTCCGAACGTTGTTGCAGCATCGCTCGTCACCTAATGAGTCTTGCGAATAACGCTCTTCAAACAGCCGCCACTCAGTGGATGGAAAGGACACTGGATGATTCTGCTAATCGTCGAATTACCCTTGCCGAAGCATTCCTTTCGGCAGACGCCGTACTAATGACCCTTCAAAACATCACCGAAGGGCTGGTCGTCTACCCCAAGGTTATTGCGAGACACGTCGCTCAGGAACTTCCATTCATGTCAACGGAGAACGTCATCATGGCTATGGTCAAAGCTGGCGGAGACAGACAG GTCTGCCACGAGCACATACGAGTTCTCTCGCACCAGGCTGGTGCCCAGGTCAAACAGCACGGCTTGGACAACGATCTGGTCGATAGGATAAGAAAGGAACCATATTTCGCGCCGATTCTAGACCAGCTTGATGGGCTCCTCGATCCTTCGACCTTCGTTGGTAGGGCGCCGGAACAGGTTGTCGAATTTCTCGAAGAAGAAGTCTACCCTATTCTAAAGGCCTACGATGACTTGGATGATGCACCAGTATCTTTACTGATCTAA
- the LOC105693572 gene encoding adenylosuccinate lyase isoform X6 produces MKEHLTDIDFKAAAEEERKTRHDVMAHVHVFGAQCPKAAPIIHLGATSCYVGDNTDLLVLRGGFDILLPKLGGVIRRLAKFAHEHRSLPTLGFTHLQPAQLTTVGKRASLWLHDLVLDERALRRARDDLRFRGVKGTTGTQASFLQLFNGDGDKVKRLDKMVTEMSGFKKYYSVTGQTYSRKVDAECINVLASLGATVHKICSDIRILANMKEIEEPFETTQIGSSAMPYKRNPMRSERCCSIARHLMSLANNALQTAATQWMERTLDDSANRRITLAEAFLSADAVLMTLQNITEGLVVYPKVIARHVAQELPFMSTENVIMAMVKAGGDRQVCHEHIRVLSHQAGAQVKQHGLDNDLVDRIRKEPYFAPILDQLDGLLDPSTFVGRAPEQVVEFLEEEVYPILKAYDDLDDAPVSLLI; encoded by the exons ATGAAGGAACACCTGACGGATATAGACTTCAAAGCTGCCGCTGAAGAGGAGCGTAAAACCAGGCACGATGTCATGGCCCATGTCCACGTTTTTGGTGCTCAGTGCCCGAAAGCAGCGCCCATTATTCATTTGGGAGCCACGAGTTGCTACGTAGGAGACAACACG GATTTGCTCGTCCTTCGCGGAGGTTTCGATATCCTTTTACCGAAACTTGGTGGCGTTATACGTCGCCTGGCTAAATTCGCACACGAACACAGGTCCCTGCCTACCCTTGGTTTCACCCATCTGCAACCGGCTCAGTTGACCACAGTTGGAAAAAGGGCGAGTCTCTGGCTCCACGATTTAGTTTTGGACGAAAGGGCTCTGCGTCGAGCCAGAGATGACCTCAGATTCAGAGGGGTCAAAGGTACGACCGGTACACAGGCGTCCTTCTTGCAGTTGTTCAACG GTGACGGCGATAAAGTGAAGCGGCTGGATAAAATGGTAACCGAAATGTCGGGTTTCAAAAAATACTATTCCGTAACCGGTCAGACGTACTCGAGGAAAGTTGACGCGGAATGCATCAATGTACTAGCCTCTTTAGGAGCCACGGTTCACAAG ATTTGCAGCGACATTCGCATACTCGCGAATATGAAGGAGATCGAGGAACCTTTCGAGACAACGCAAATCGGCTCCAGCGCAATGCCTTACAAACGAAACCCGATGCGTTCCGAACGTTGTTGCAGCATCGCTCGTCACCTAATGAGTCTTGCGAATAACGCTCTTCAAACAGCCGCCACTCAGTGGATGGAAAGGACACTGGATGATTCTGCTAATCGTCGAATTACCCTTGCCGAAGCATTCCTTTCGGCAGACGCCGTACTAATGACCCTTCAAAACATCACCGAAGGGCTGGTCGTCTACCCCAAGGTTATTGCGAGACACGTCGCTCAGGAACTTCCATTCATGTCAACGGAGAACGTCATCATGGCTATGGTCAAAGCTGGCGGAGACAGACAG GTCTGCCACGAGCACATACGAGTTCTCTCGCACCAGGCTGGTGCCCAGGTCAAACAGCACGGCTTGGACAACGATCTGGTCGATAGGATAAGAAAGGAACCATATTTCGCGCCGATTCTAGACCAGCTTGATGGGCTCCTCGATCCTTCGACCTTCGTTGGTAGGGCGCCGGAACAGGTTGTCGAATTTCTCGAAGAAGAAGTCTACCCTATTCTAAAGGCCTACGATGACTTGGATGATGCACCAGTATCTTTACTGATCTAA
- the LOC105693573 gene encoding uncharacterized protein LOC105693573 isoform X2, which produces MWVVWSVLLLQLIVSSSSYAAYPDPPTATSTTIGARKLSTAEDCLGVVAFSASHGTVNDARVVLSETQVDKGVGYVGSTGTFTTHCPGLYQFSFAGYGSPDLRLTLKRKEGSRNSWVPVVSAGPGGGSNLVLLEVEAGDQLAVFVESGKISDGATFTGLRIAKKS; this is translated from the exons AT gtGGGTGGTGTGGTCAGTTCTGTTACTtcagctcattgtcagttcatCGAGCTACGCCGCATATCCAGATCCGCCAACTGCTACCTCAACAACAATTGGTGCGCGAAAACTCTCAACTGCGGAGGATTGTTTAGGCGTAGTAGCTTTCTCGGCATCACATGGGACCGTTAac GACGCGAGGGTCGTACTGTCGGAAACTCAGGTTGACAAGGGCGTCGGCTACGTCGGATCAACCGGGACGTTCACCACGCATTGTCCTGGACTTTATCAGTTCAGTTTTGCTGGATACGGAAGCCCGGACTTGAGGCTAACTCTGAAACGCAAAGAAGGCTCGAGAAATTCATGGGTCCCTGTTGTAAGCGCAGGGCCCGGAGGAGGCTCGAATCTTGTCCTACTCGAGGTCGAGGCGGGTGACCAACTTGCCGTATTTGTAGAGTCCGGCAAAATTTCCGACGGCGCAACTTTCACCGGGCTCCGTATAGCCAAGAAatcatga
- the LOC105693573 gene encoding uncharacterized protein LOC105693573 isoform X1, translating into MTFNWIYLSQHRLWVVWSVLLLQLIVSSSSYAAYPDPPTATSTTIGARKLSTAEDCLGVVAFSASHGTVNDARVVLSETQVDKGVGYVGSTGTFTTHCPGLYQFSFAGYGSPDLRLTLKRKEGSRNSWVPVVSAGPGGGSNLVLLEVEAGDQLAVFVESGKISDGATFTGLRIAKKS; encoded by the exons aTGACTTTTAACTGGATTTACCTGTCGCAACACCGACT gtGGGTGGTGTGGTCAGTTCTGTTACTtcagctcattgtcagttcatCGAGCTACGCCGCATATCCAGATCCGCCAACTGCTACCTCAACAACAATTGGTGCGCGAAAACTCTCAACTGCGGAGGATTGTTTAGGCGTAGTAGCTTTCTCGGCATCACATGGGACCGTTAac GACGCGAGGGTCGTACTGTCGGAAACTCAGGTTGACAAGGGCGTCGGCTACGTCGGATCAACCGGGACGTTCACCACGCATTGTCCTGGACTTTATCAGTTCAGTTTTGCTGGATACGGAAGCCCGGACTTGAGGCTAACTCTGAAACGCAAAGAAGGCTCGAGAAATTCATGGGTCCCTGTTGTAAGCGCAGGGCCCGGAGGAGGCTCGAATCTTGTCCTACTCGAGGTCGAGGCGGGTGACCAACTTGCCGTATTTGTAGAGTCCGGCAAAATTTCCGACGGCGCAACTTTCACCGGGCTCCGTATAGCCAAGAAatcatga